One Coffea arabica cultivar ET-39 chromosome 5e, Coffea Arabica ET-39 HiFi, whole genome shotgun sequence DNA segment encodes these proteins:
- the LOC113743338 gene encoding GDSL esterase/lipase At5g55050-like: MACLRSSTIANSGFFAFRNMSLFFFFFALISFSEGQTVPALYVFGDSLVDVGNNNYIKDSLLKANYPYNGIDYPGGKPTGRFCNGKNAADLIAEKVGLPTSPPYLSNTSDVFLKGVSFASGGSGLFNTTGQGFLRKTLSLPQQVDYFTALHDRLVKQLGPAAAQQHLSKSLFLVVIGSNDAFAYFESLNNRKVMKVTPDQYVGQMISILQGLLKQIHSLGARKFVVVGLGSLGCCPGQRHDTGNEQCNQDINALAIKYNQGLASMLAGLKSVLNDFSYSLFDTYTVLLDIIDNAATYGFTEAKAACCGFGKLNADVFCTPLAVYCSNRTDHVFWDKVHPTQATDKIMVDTIYSGSQPYVSPINVKQLVAL; the protein is encoded by the exons ATGGCTTGTCTCAGGTCCTCCACAATAGCCAACTCTGGGTTTTTCGCCTTCAGAAATATGTccctattcttcttcttctttgctcTCATCAGTTTCTCAGAAGGACAAACAGTTCCGGCCTTGTATGTTTTCGGTGACTCTCTTGTTGATGTTGGCAACAACAACTACATTAAAGACTCGCTTCTCAAGGCAAATTACCCTTACAACGGCATTGATTACCCTGGTGGAAAACCAACCGGAAGATTTTGCAATGGCAAAAACGCTGCAGATCTTATCG CTGAAAAAGTGGGATTGCCGACTTCCCCTCCATATTTGTCCAATACAAGCGATGTTTTCCTCAAGGGAGTAAGTTTTGCATCTGGAGGATCAGGGCTCTTCAACACCACCGGCCAAGGCTTCCTC CGCAAGACGCTCTCTCTGCCCCAACAAGTGGATTATTTCACTGCGCTGCACGACAGACTAGTGAAACAGCTTGGACCTGCTGCAGCACAGCAGCATTTATCAAAATCTCTGTTTCTTGTGGTGATTGGAAGCAATGATGCTTTCGCTTATTTCGAGTCTTTAAACAACAGAAAAGTTATGAAGGTTACTCCAGATCAGTACGTTGGTCAGATGATTTCCATACTCCAAGGATTGTTGAAG CAAATCCATAGTTTGGGGGCTCGCAAGTTTGTTGTGGTTGGACTAGGATCACTTGGGTGCTGTCCAGGGCAAAGACATGACACCGGCAATGAACAATGCAATCAAGATATCAACGCTTTGGCGATCAAATACAACCAAGGACTTGCATCAATGTTGGCGGGACTGAAGTCGGTTTTGAACGACTTCAGCTACTCCTTATTTGATACTTATACGGTCCTCCTCGACATCATTGACAACGCAGCAACTTATG GTTTTACCGAGGCAAAGGCAGCTTGTTGTGGATTTGGAAAACTAAATGCGGACGTGTTTTGCACGCCCCTGGCCGTGTACTGCTCCAATAGAACCGATCACGTCTTCTGGGATAAAGTCCATCCCACACAAGCAACGGATAAAATTATGGTCGATACCATCTACTCTGGTTCACAGCCATACGTGTCTCCCATTAATGTCAAGCAGTTGGTTGCTCTATAA